One part of the Oncorhynchus clarkii lewisi isolate Uvic-CL-2024 chromosome 7, UVic_Ocla_1.0, whole genome shotgun sequence genome encodes these proteins:
- the LOC139413258 gene encoding tubby-related protein 1-like isoform X2: protein MSAEKPKKKAESANPATNGADAKPKKSKNKKSEELSGEENPAVQSGKKVKKKKPDGEKTEKEKVKGKEKDEPKKKTKSVPKKKKVPFSDQGSDTEEDDDEEETPQKKAKKKTTKEGSDKDGMEKKSKAKDDKEYDKKTKKDTRKKEPASLFCVNGDEDKSDSKSKKKAAKSDSDDSEPETKSSKSKSKKKENANPASMFAAGGDKDKDKGKDKNKDKKKKTAKASESDDSDSEAEKGTKKKKGKGKKKKKKKERPPSPDIEFDSLEEFVLQPAQQGVTVKCKMTRDKRGMDKGLYPTYYLHLDNEKKVFLLAGRKRKKSTTSNYLISIDPTDLSRGGENFIGKLRSNMMGTKFTVFDNALHPDRALPDMSNARQELAAIIYETNVLGIKGPRRLTVIIPGMGKDSERVPIRPRSDNNGLLMKFQNRKMDNLIELHNKTPTWNDDTASHVLNFNGRVTQASIKNFQIIHSKDEAYIVMQFGRVADDAFTLDYSYPMCAVQAFAIALSSFDGKITCE from the exons CCAAAGAAGAAGGCCGAGTCAGCCAACCCAGCCACCAATGGTGCCGATGCCAAGCCCAAAAAGAGCAAGAACAAGAAGAGCGAAGAGCTGTCTGGAGAAGAGAATCCTGCCGTTCAAA GTGGGAAAAAGGTCAAGAAAAAGAAACCAGACGGAGaaaaaacagaaaaggaaaaagtgaaagggaaagagaaagacgagccaaagaagaaaacaaaaagtgTGCCAAAGAAAAAGAAAG TCCCCTTTTCTGATCAAGGTTCAGATACAGAAGAagatgatgatgaggaagagACTCCACAAAAGAAGGCAAAGAAAAAGACCACAAAAGAAGGTTCTGACAAAGATGGCATGGAGAAGAAATCCAAAGCGAAAG ATGACAAAGAGTATGACAAAAAAACGAAGAAAGACACCAGGAAAAAGGAACCGGCTTCTCTGTTCTGTGTAAATGGAGATGAGGATAAGTCAGACTCCAAGAGCAAGAAGAAAG CAGCCAAATCTGATAGTGATGACAGCGAACCAGAAACCAAGTCCAGCAAGTCAAAATCAAAAAAGAAGGAGAACGCCAACCCGGCATCCATGTTCGCAGCAGGGGGAGACAAGGACAAGGACAAGGGTAAAGACAAGAACAAAGACAAGAAGAAAAAGACAG CCAAAGCATCAGAGAGTGACGATTCTGACTCTGAGGCAGAAAAAGGGACAAAAAAGAAAAAGGGAaaagggaagaagaagaagaagaagaag gagaggcctccaTCCCCGGACATTGAGTTTGACAGCCTGGAGGAGTTTGTCCTGCAGCCAGCCCAGCAGGGGGTGACGGTCAAATGCAAGATGACCCGGGACAAGAGGGGCATGGACAAAGGCTTGTACCCCACATATTATCTCCACCTCGACAATGAAAAGAAG GTCTTTCTACTGGCTGGGAGAAAACGAAAGAAAAGCACAACCTCCAATTACCTTATCTCCATTGACCCCACAGACTTGTCTAGGGGTGGAGAAAATTTCATTGGAAAGTTGAG GTCCAATATGATGGGCACTAAGTTCACAGTGTTTGACAATGCTCTGCATCCAGACAGAGCTCTACCAGACATGTCCAATGCTCGCCAAGAACTAGCAGCCATCATTTAT GAAACTAATGTCTTGGGAATAAAGGGCCCCAGAAGGTTGACCGTCATCATCCCAGGGATGGGCAAGGACAGTGAACGGGTACCCATCCGACCTCGCAGC GACAACAACGGTTTACTGATGAAGTTCCAGAACAGAAAGATGGACAATCTGATCGAACTCCACAACAAGACCCCCACGTGGAACGACGACACGGCGTCACATGTGCTGAACTTCAACGGCAGGGTCACACAGGCCTCCATCAAGAACTTTCAGATCATCCACAGCAAAGATG AGGCCTATATTGTGATGCAGTTTGGACGAGTAGCAGATGATGCTTTCACTCTGGACTATAGCTACCCCATGTGTGCGGTGCAGGCCTTTGCCATCGCTCTATCCAGCTTTGATGGCAAAATAACCTGCGAATAA
- the LOC139413258 gene encoding tubby-related protein 1-like isoform X3, with product MSAEKPKKKAESANPATNGADAKPKKSKNKKSEELSGEENPAVQSGKKVKKKKPDGEKTEKEKVKGKEKDEPKKKTKSVPKKKKGSDTEEDDDEEETPQKKAKKKTTKEGSDKDGMEKKSKAKDDKEYDKKTKKDTRKKEPASLFCVNGDEDKSDSKSKKKAAKSDSDDSEPETKSSKSKSKKKENANPASMFAAGGDKDKDKGKDKNKDKKKKTAKASESDDSDSEAEKGTKKKKGKGKKKKKKKEERPPSPDIEFDSLEEFVLQPAQQGVTVKCKMTRDKRGMDKGLYPTYYLHLDNEKKVFLLAGRKRKKSTTSNYLISIDPTDLSRGGENFIGKLRSNMMGTKFTVFDNALHPDRALPDMSNARQELAAIIYETNVLGIKGPRRLTVIIPGMGKDSERVPIRPRSDNNGLLMKFQNRKMDNLIELHNKTPTWNDDTASHVLNFNGRVTQASIKNFQIIHSKDEAYIVMQFGRVADDAFTLDYSYPMCAVQAFAIALSSFDGKITCE from the exons CCAAAGAAGAAGGCCGAGTCAGCCAACCCAGCCACCAATGGTGCCGATGCCAAGCCCAAAAAGAGCAAGAACAAGAAGAGCGAAGAGCTGTCTGGAGAAGAGAATCCTGCCGTTCAAA GTGGGAAAAAGGTCAAGAAAAAGAAACCAGACGGAGaaaaaacagaaaaggaaaaagtgaaagggaaagagaaagacgagccaaagaagaaaacaaaaagtgTGCCAAAGAAAAAGAAAG GTTCAGATACAGAAGAagatgatgatgaggaagagACTCCACAAAAGAAGGCAAAGAAAAAGACCACAAAAGAAGGTTCTGACAAAGATGGCATGGAGAAGAAATCCAAAGCGAAAG ATGACAAAGAGTATGACAAAAAAACGAAGAAAGACACCAGGAAAAAGGAACCGGCTTCTCTGTTCTGTGTAAATGGAGATGAGGATAAGTCAGACTCCAAGAGCAAGAAGAAAG CAGCCAAATCTGATAGTGATGACAGCGAACCAGAAACCAAGTCCAGCAAGTCAAAATCAAAAAAGAAGGAGAACGCCAACCCGGCATCCATGTTCGCAGCAGGGGGAGACAAGGACAAGGACAAGGGTAAAGACAAGAACAAAGACAAGAAGAAAAAGACAG CCAAAGCATCAGAGAGTGACGATTCTGACTCTGAGGCAGAAAAAGGGACAAAAAAGAAAAAGGGAaaagggaagaagaagaagaagaagaag gaggagaggcctccaTCCCCGGACATTGAGTTTGACAGCCTGGAGGAGTTTGTCCTGCAGCCAGCCCAGCAGGGGGTGACGGTCAAATGCAAGATGACCCGGGACAAGAGGGGCATGGACAAAGGCTTGTACCCCACATATTATCTCCACCTCGACAATGAAAAGAAG GTCTTTCTACTGGCTGGGAGAAAACGAAAGAAAAGCACAACCTCCAATTACCTTATCTCCATTGACCCCACAGACTTGTCTAGGGGTGGAGAAAATTTCATTGGAAAGTTGAG GTCCAATATGATGGGCACTAAGTTCACAGTGTTTGACAATGCTCTGCATCCAGACAGAGCTCTACCAGACATGTCCAATGCTCGCCAAGAACTAGCAGCCATCATTTAT GAAACTAATGTCTTGGGAATAAAGGGCCCCAGAAGGTTGACCGTCATCATCCCAGGGATGGGCAAGGACAGTGAACGGGTACCCATCCGACCTCGCAGC GACAACAACGGTTTACTGATGAAGTTCCAGAACAGAAAGATGGACAATCTGATCGAACTCCACAACAAGACCCCCACGTGGAACGACGACACGGCGTCACATGTGCTGAACTTCAACGGCAGGGTCACACAGGCCTCCATCAAGAACTTTCAGATCATCCACAGCAAAGATG AGGCCTATATTGTGATGCAGTTTGGACGAGTAGCAGATGATGCTTTCACTCTGGACTATAGCTACCCCATGTGTGCGGTGCAGGCCTTTGCCATCGCTCTATCCAGCTTTGATGGCAAAATAACCTGCGAATAA
- the LOC139413258 gene encoding tubby-related protein 1-like isoform X1, with the protein MSAEKPKKKAESANPATNGADAKPKKSKNKKSEELSGEENPAVQSGKKVKKKKPDGEKTEKEKVKGKEKDEPKKKTKSVPKKKKVPFSDQGSDTEEDDDEEETPQKKAKKKTTKEGSDKDGMEKKSKAKDDKEYDKKTKKDTRKKEPASLFCVNGDEDKSDSKSKKKAAKSDSDDSEPETKSSKSKSKKKENANPASMFAAGGDKDKDKGKDKNKDKKKKTAKASESDDSDSEAEKGTKKKKGKGKKKKKKKEERPPSPDIEFDSLEEFVLQPAQQGVTVKCKMTRDKRGMDKGLYPTYYLHLDNEKKVFLLAGRKRKKSTTSNYLISIDPTDLSRGGENFIGKLRSNMMGTKFTVFDNALHPDRALPDMSNARQELAAIIYETNVLGIKGPRRLTVIIPGMGKDSERVPIRPRSDNNGLLMKFQNRKMDNLIELHNKTPTWNDDTASHVLNFNGRVTQASIKNFQIIHSKDEAYIVMQFGRVADDAFTLDYSYPMCAVQAFAIALSSFDGKITCE; encoded by the exons CCAAAGAAGAAGGCCGAGTCAGCCAACCCAGCCACCAATGGTGCCGATGCCAAGCCCAAAAAGAGCAAGAACAAGAAGAGCGAAGAGCTGTCTGGAGAAGAGAATCCTGCCGTTCAAA GTGGGAAAAAGGTCAAGAAAAAGAAACCAGACGGAGaaaaaacagaaaaggaaaaagtgaaagggaaagagaaagacgagccaaagaagaaaacaaaaagtgTGCCAAAGAAAAAGAAAG TCCCCTTTTCTGATCAAGGTTCAGATACAGAAGAagatgatgatgaggaagagACTCCACAAAAGAAGGCAAAGAAAAAGACCACAAAAGAAGGTTCTGACAAAGATGGCATGGAGAAGAAATCCAAAGCGAAAG ATGACAAAGAGTATGACAAAAAAACGAAGAAAGACACCAGGAAAAAGGAACCGGCTTCTCTGTTCTGTGTAAATGGAGATGAGGATAAGTCAGACTCCAAGAGCAAGAAGAAAG CAGCCAAATCTGATAGTGATGACAGCGAACCAGAAACCAAGTCCAGCAAGTCAAAATCAAAAAAGAAGGAGAACGCCAACCCGGCATCCATGTTCGCAGCAGGGGGAGACAAGGACAAGGACAAGGGTAAAGACAAGAACAAAGACAAGAAGAAAAAGACAG CCAAAGCATCAGAGAGTGACGATTCTGACTCTGAGGCAGAAAAAGGGACAAAAAAGAAAAAGGGAaaagggaagaagaagaagaagaagaag gaggagaggcctccaTCCCCGGACATTGAGTTTGACAGCCTGGAGGAGTTTGTCCTGCAGCCAGCCCAGCAGGGGGTGACGGTCAAATGCAAGATGACCCGGGACAAGAGGGGCATGGACAAAGGCTTGTACCCCACATATTATCTCCACCTCGACAATGAAAAGAAG GTCTTTCTACTGGCTGGGAGAAAACGAAAGAAAAGCACAACCTCCAATTACCTTATCTCCATTGACCCCACAGACTTGTCTAGGGGTGGAGAAAATTTCATTGGAAAGTTGAG GTCCAATATGATGGGCACTAAGTTCACAGTGTTTGACAATGCTCTGCATCCAGACAGAGCTCTACCAGACATGTCCAATGCTCGCCAAGAACTAGCAGCCATCATTTAT GAAACTAATGTCTTGGGAATAAAGGGCCCCAGAAGGTTGACCGTCATCATCCCAGGGATGGGCAAGGACAGTGAACGGGTACCCATCCGACCTCGCAGC GACAACAACGGTTTACTGATGAAGTTCCAGAACAGAAAGATGGACAATCTGATCGAACTCCACAACAAGACCCCCACGTGGAACGACGACACGGCGTCACATGTGCTGAACTTCAACGGCAGGGTCACACAGGCCTCCATCAAGAACTTTCAGATCATCCACAGCAAAGATG AGGCCTATATTGTGATGCAGTTTGGACGAGTAGCAGATGATGCTTTCACTCTGGACTATAGCTACCCCATGTGTGCGGTGCAGGCCTTTGCCATCGCTCTATCCAGCTTTGATGGCAAAATAACCTGCGAATAA